Proteins encoded by one window of Moorella humiferrea:
- a CDS encoding DmsC/YnfH family molybdoenzyme membrane anchor subunit, whose translation MLISLGHLGSPLGAPRAILNLKSSWLSREIFFAAWFFVLWALNYVLETRSQASDGIKATTGWLASLCGVVAPGSLLMAGKGFCFYNLWNEGCRTFP comes from the coding sequence ATGCTCATCTCCCTGGGCCACCTGGGCAGTCCCCTGGGGGCGCCGCGGGCGATACTAAACCTCAAAAGTTCCTGGCTGAGCCGGGAAATCTTCTTTGCCGCCTGGTTTTTCGTACTATGGGCGCTAAACTACGTACTCGAGACGCGGAGCCAGGCAAGTGACGGGATAAAGGCGACGACCGGGTGGCTGGCGAGCCTCTGCGGGGTGGTGGCGCCCGGATCCTTATTAATGGCGGGTAAAGGTTTTTGTTTTTACAATTTATGGAACGAAGGCTGCCGTACTTTCCCTTGA
- the hrcA gene encoding heat-inducible transcriptional repressor HrcA, with the protein MRLDERKKKVLAAVVQDYILTGEPVGSRTIARRYDLGVSPATIRNEMADLEEMGLLEQPHTSAGRIPSDFGYRYYVDCLMAPERLTPAEEEYVRRRYNQKMLEIEQVLEETARLLSEMTAYTAVALGPCQTNAILEQVQILPVHSSNKALLVAVTSTGVVEHRIFVVPETVTPEDLSRISRVLNASLQGLALEELRQAVLRDIYREVAEHRGLIKQIIDLLQQILSLEGGEKVYLEGIFNILSQPEFKNLEKVKDILAFLEREEALRRIFNAVPTQGLTIRIGQENKEEGIDKCSVVTISYSVEGKIMGKVGLLGPTRMHYSRVISVLQCVADSLSRTLEQFYR; encoded by the coding sequence ATGCGGCTGGATGAGCGCAAAAAGAAGGTACTAGCCGCCGTGGTGCAGGATTACATCCTCACCGGGGAACCGGTAGGTTCCCGCACCATTGCCAGGCGGTACGACCTGGGTGTAAGTCCGGCCACCATACGCAATGAGATGGCCGATCTGGAAGAAATGGGATTGCTGGAACAGCCCCATACCTCGGCCGGCCGTATTCCTTCGGATTTCGGTTATCGCTACTACGTCGACTGCCTCATGGCCCCGGAAAGGCTCACACCGGCGGAAGAAGAATATGTACGGCGGCGCTACAACCAAAAAATGCTGGAGATAGAGCAGGTCCTCGAGGAAACCGCCCGTTTGCTTTCCGAGATGACCGCCTATACCGCGGTGGCTCTGGGGCCGTGTCAAACGAACGCCATCCTCGAGCAGGTGCAGATCCTGCCGGTCCACTCTTCCAATAAGGCCCTACTGGTGGCCGTAACCAGTACTGGGGTGGTCGAGCACAGGATTTTTGTCGTTCCGGAGACTGTAACGCCTGAGGATCTAAGCCGCATTTCCCGGGTTTTAAACGCCAGCCTCCAGGGTCTGGCCCTGGAAGAACTGCGCCAGGCCGTGTTGAGGGACATTTACCGGGAAGTGGCCGAACACCGGGGATTAATCAAGCAAATAATCGATCTGCTCCAGCAGATCCTTTCCTTAGAAGGCGGCGAGAAGGTTTACCTGGAAGGGATTTTTAACATCCTCAGCCAACCGGAATTTAAAAACCTGGAAAAGGTAAAGGACATTCTGGCCTTCCTTGAACGGGAAGAAGCCCTGCGGCGTATATTTAACGCCGTTCCTACCCAGGGATTGACCATAAGGATAGGCCAGGAAAACAAAGAAGAAGGTATTGATAAGTGCAGTGTCGTAACAATTAGTTATTCCGTGGAAGGGAAAATCATGGGCAAAGTTGG